The following are from one region of the Aquirufa lenticrescens genome:
- a CDS encoding response regulator transcription factor: MSKTPEILVAEDDPNLGLLLTEFLKKKGYAVSWAQNGDEALDLFVKGNFDLCLLDVMMPKKDGFSLAKDIRANHQQVPIIFLTAKSMEEDTLQGFKVGADDYLTKPFSMEVLVARMEAILRRSHSDKSVPSLADEIALGNYTYIPGKMRLSIGETELKFTPKENELMKLLCENLGRPVSRSYALKLIWGDDTYFNARSMDVYMTKLRKMLKEDPRVQLLNLHGEGFRLSVEGL, translated from the coding sequence ATGTCAAAGACACCTGAAATTTTAGTCGCAGAGGATGATCCAAATTTGGGATTGTTGTTAACCGAATTCTTAAAGAAGAAAGGTTATGCCGTTTCATGGGCCCAGAATGGGGATGAAGCGCTTGATCTATTCGTGAAGGGAAACTTCGATTTATGTCTATTAGACGTGATGATGCCTAAGAAAGACGGTTTCTCTTTGGCTAAAGACATCCGGGCAAATCACCAGCAAGTGCCTATCATTTTCCTAACCGCGAAGTCGATGGAAGAAGACACCTTACAAGGCTTTAAAGTAGGAGCAGATGATTACTTGACCAAACCCTTCTCCATGGAGGTTTTGGTCGCTAGAATGGAAGCTATTCTACGTAGAAGCCATTCCGACAAGTCCGTGCCTAGTTTAGCAGACGAGATTGCTCTCGGAAATTACACCTATATTCCGGGTAAAATGCGTTTGAGTATCGGAGAAACGGAGTTGAAGTTTACACCTAAGGAGAACGAATTAATGAAGCTTTTGTGCGAGAATCTAGGTCGCCCGGTGAGCAGAAGTTATGCTTTGAAACTGATTTGGGGAGATGATACGTATTTCAACGCCAGAAGTATGGACGTTTATATGACCAAACTGCGCAAGATGCTAAAAGAAGACCCTCGCGTCCAGTTGTTGAATCTGCACGGCGAGGGTTTTCGATTGAGTGTAGAAGGGCTTTAG
- the serS gene encoding serine--tRNA ligase — MLTLPFIRANQETTIAGLQKKHFANASEIVAKLIAQDDQRKALLQQAESALEKSNAAAKEIGALMQSGQKELAEGKRAETAALKASIKEMEEAAKAAEKELTDLLVTLPNLPHSSVPQGKTADDNEVVLTWGSLPELPADAQPHWDLIKKYDIIDFDLGNKITGAGFPVYKGKGARLQRALINFFLDEAIKAGYYEIQPPILINEDSGFGTGQLPDKEGQMYVTKEEGLFLIPTAEVPITNLYRDVIVNEKELPIKNVGHTPCFRREAGSWGAHVRGLNRLHQFDKIEIVQIHKPENSYAALEEMSLHVQGLLQKLGLHYRVLRLCGGDMGFASALTYDMEAWSGAQNRWLEVSSVSNFETFQANRLKLRTKIDGKSILCHTLNGSALALPRIVASILENNQGPDGIKIPEALVPYTGFTHIN; from the coding sequence ATGTTAACTTTACCCTTTATTCGCGCGAATCAAGAAACCACGATTGCTGGTTTACAGAAGAAGCATTTTGCGAATGCATCAGAAATCGTCGCGAAATTGATTGCACAAGACGATCAACGCAAAGCTCTTTTGCAACAAGCTGAATCCGCTTTAGAGAAATCCAATGCGGCAGCGAAAGAAATCGGGGCTTTAATGCAATCCGGTCAAAAAGAATTAGCCGAGGGCAAACGTGCTGAAACTGCTGCCTTAAAAGCATCGATTAAGGAGATGGAAGAGGCTGCCAAAGCAGCAGAAAAAGAGTTAACCGATTTATTAGTCACATTGCCAAATCTTCCGCACAGTTCCGTACCGCAAGGTAAAACAGCGGATGACAATGAGGTGGTTTTAACCTGGGGTTCTCTACCAGAGCTCCCAGCAGACGCACAGCCTCACTGGGATTTAATCAAGAAATACGACATTATCGATTTCGATTTAGGCAATAAAATTACGGGTGCTGGCTTCCCTGTTTACAAGGGAAAAGGGGCTCGATTGCAACGTGCATTGATTAATTTCTTCTTAGATGAAGCGATCAAAGCGGGTTATTATGAGATTCAACCTCCCATCTTAATTAATGAAGATTCGGGTTTTGGGACAGGACAATTGCCGGATAAAGAAGGCCAAATGTATGTCACGAAAGAGGAAGGCTTATTCTTAATTCCGACGGCTGAGGTGCCTATCACGAACTTATACCGGGATGTCATCGTCAATGAGAAAGAATTACCGATTAAAAACGTGGGCCACACGCCTTGTTTCCGTCGCGAAGCAGGATCATGGGGCGCACACGTACGCGGATTGAATCGTTTGCATCAATTTGATAAGATTGAGATCGTTCAAATCCACAAGCCAGAAAACTCCTATGCGGCTTTAGAAGAAATGTCGTTACACGTTCAGGGATTACTTCAAAAACTAGGATTGCACTACCGCGTCTTGCGTTTATGCGGTGGAGATATGGGATTTGCTTCGGCCTTAACTTATGACATGGAGGCTTGGTCAGGCGCACAAAACCGCTGGTTAGAGGTAAGTTCTGTCAGTAACTTTGAAACCTTCCAAGCGAATCGCTTGAAGTTGAGAACGAAAATCGATGGAAAATCGATCTTATGCCATACGTTGAATGGATCGGCTTTGGCCCTACCTCGCATCGTGGCGTCTATCTTAGAAAACAACCAAGGCCCAGATGGAATCAAGATTCCTGAGGCTCTTGTTCCTTATACGGGCTTTACACACATTAACTAA
- a CDS encoding aspartate kinase, whose amino-acid sequence MQVWKFGGTSVGKPERMKSIRQLITEDGQPKIVVLSALSGSTNTLLSISESLNAGNPSEAKAKASELRAHYDQFLTELYSTPAGLGQGQAIVAKEFAFIDSLIATSPYTVKQEKEMVALGELLSTQIFEAFLQEEGISSTLLPALDFMVIDEDNEPVLKVIEQKLATVLAPVKDKQIFVTQGFICRNPAGEVDNLKRGGSDYTASLIGGAIQAEEVQIWTDIDGMHNNDPRIVKNTFPIRELSFAEAAELAYFGAKILHPSTITPAKLKGVPVRLKNTMEPSAFGTLISEKSTDVEIKAIAAKDNITAIYIHSTRMLNAYGFLKRVFEVFEKYKTPVDMITTSEVSVSVTIDQTTHLDAIMSELREFAELEDPDMNQVIICIVGNFWADKEGIAIKVLEAIKKIPIRMISYGASEHNISLLVDASHKNDALNALNEGLF is encoded by the coding sequence ATGCAAGTTTGGAAATTTGGAGGTACCTCCGTAGGAAAACCCGAGAGAATGAAGTCTATCCGTCAACTAATTACGGAAGATGGCCAACCCAAAATCGTGGTACTTTCTGCTCTTTCTGGCAGTACGAATACCCTGCTATCGATTTCAGAATCGCTCAACGCGGGTAATCCGTCAGAAGCAAAGGCGAAAGCAAGCGAACTACGCGCGCATTACGATCAATTCTTAACCGAATTATACAGCACTCCTGCGGGACTTGGTCAAGGCCAGGCAATTGTAGCTAAGGAGTTTGCATTTATTGATAGCCTAATCGCTACTTCGCCTTATACGGTGAAGCAGGAAAAGGAAATGGTGGCCTTAGGCGAATTACTTTCTACCCAAATTTTCGAAGCATTCTTGCAAGAAGAAGGCATCAGCTCCACTTTATTGCCAGCCTTGGATTTCATGGTGATCGATGAAGACAACGAGCCTGTGCTGAAAGTAATCGAACAAAAATTAGCCACCGTGTTAGCTCCGGTGAAGGATAAGCAAATCTTCGTGACGCAAGGTTTTATCTGCCGTAACCCAGCAGGGGAAGTGGATAACTTGAAGCGTGGTGGCTCGGATTATACGGCTTCTTTGATAGGCGGTGCGATTCAGGCGGAGGAAGTACAGATTTGGACGGACATCGATGGGATGCACAATAACGACCCTCGCATAGTGAAGAACACCTTCCCTATCCGCGAGTTGTCATTCGCTGAGGCGGCAGAATTAGCGTATTTTGGCGCTAAAATCCTTCACCCAAGCACGATTACGCCAGCTAAATTAAAAGGCGTTCCAGTTCGTTTGAAAAATACGATGGAGCCGAGCGCTTTTGGAACTTTGATATCAGAAAAATCAACTGATGTGGAAATCAAAGCGATTGCCGCGAAGGATAATATCACCGCCATTTACATTCACTCAACGCGTATGTTAAATGCCTATGGCTTCTTAAAGCGCGTATTTGAAGTGTTTGAAAAATATAAAACGCCGGTGGATATGATCACCACTTCAGAGGTTTCTGTGAGTGTGACGATCGATCAAACGACGCATTTAGATGCTATAATGAGCGAATTACGTGAATTCGCAGAATTGGAAGATCCCGATATGAACCAGGTAATTATTTGTATCGTGGGTAACTTCTGGGCAGATAAAGAAGGTATTGCCATTAAGGTACTTGAAGCAATCAAAAAGATTCCTATTCGAATGATTTCGTATGGCGCTTCTGAGCACAATATCTCTTTATTAGTGGACGCTTCCCACAAGAATGACGCATTAAACGCATTAAACGAAGGACTTTTCTAA
- the ribH gene encoding 6,7-dimethyl-8-ribityllumazine synthase: MSSALKNLSDFTTDNLPDVSGKTFAIVVSEWNTDVTHALYTGAYDTLLKYGAKEENIISAKVPGSFELSLGAQKMAQQTNIDAVICLGCVIQGETRHFDFICQAVADGITNVSLKYDKPVIFGVLTPNTQEQAMDRAGGKHGNKGDEAAITAIKMLGI; encoded by the coding sequence ATGTCTTCAGCGTTAAAAAACTTAAGCGATTTCACGACGGATAATCTACCGGATGTTTCGGGCAAAACTTTTGCCATCGTCGTATCTGAATGGAATACGGACGTGACACACGCCTTGTATACAGGTGCCTACGATACGTTATTGAAGTATGGGGCAAAAGAAGAAAATATTATAAGTGCCAAAGTGCCCGGTAGCTTCGAATTAAGCCTAGGTGCTCAGAAGATGGCACAGCAAACGAACATTGATGCAGTCATTTGTTTAGGCTGTGTGATTCAAGGAGAAACGCGGCACTTTGATTTCATTTGCCAGGCGGTTGCGGATGGGATCACGAATGTGAGTTTGAAATATGACAAGCCGGTGATTTTTGGTGTTTTAACCCCCAATACGCAAGAACAAGCCATGGATCGCGCAGGCGGTAAACACGGAAATAAAGGCGATGAGGCAGCCATTACAGCCATCAAAATGTTAGGAATATAA
- a CDS encoding tetratricopeptide repeat protein, whose product MAKKEKVESIEIIESPEALQQEVSKVTELVDKNKSSVATVLGVIVLAVAAYFGYQWYSTTQDAEGEKKLFKAVYAFESDSLAAASKDLAKVSDEFGGNTQNLADLYLGITLLKQGKFDQSIEKLKNFSSSDLLVQARAYSLIGDAYAEKKSFADAIDYYKKAAEHKPNKFFTPTYLLKLANAYESNKQVKEAVDTYSIIVEKYGQSAESIPAKKYKAILESSISE is encoded by the coding sequence ATGGCAAAGAAAGAAAAAGTAGAATCAATTGAGATTATTGAAAGTCCAGAAGCACTTCAACAAGAAGTTTCTAAAGTAACTGAACTAGTAGACAAAAATAAATCAAGTGTAGCAACGGTATTAGGCGTTATCGTCCTAGCGGTGGCCGCTTATTTCGGATACCAATGGTATTCCACTACGCAAGATGCAGAAGGCGAAAAGAAATTATTCAAAGCGGTTTATGCGTTTGAATCGGATTCTTTAGCAGCTGCTTCGAAAGATTTAGCGAAAGTATCAGATGAGTTTGGTGGAAATACACAAAACTTAGCAGATCTGTATTTAGGTATTACGTTGTTAAAGCAAGGTAAATTCGATCAGTCTATCGAGAAATTGAAAAACTTCTCTAGCTCGGATTTATTAGTTCAAGCTCGTGCTTACTCATTAATCGGGGATGCGTATGCTGAAAAGAAATCATTCGCTGATGCGATCGATTACTATAAGAAAGCAGCTGAGCACAAGCCAAACAAATTCTTCACTCCTACGTATTTGTTGAAATTAGCGAATGCTTACGAATCAAATAAACAAGTGAAAGAAGCTGTGGATACGTATTCCATCATCGTAGAGAAATACGGTCAATCGGCTGAATCGATCCCTGCGAAGAAATACAAAGCGATCTTAGAAAGCTCTATCTCTGAATAA
- a CDS encoding glycerol-3-phosphate dehydrogenase/oxidase yields the protein MSFNRPDQLLKLNDPFDICIIGGGATGAGVALDAILRGYKVLLIEKGDFASQTSSKSTKLVHGGVRYLEQAVRNLDWHQFKMVYKALHERKTLLKNAPHLAHPLGLLTPCYTRWERWYYRIGMWMYDKISGSTNLKSSRGLSKKEIQLAFPSIEPHHLRGGVLYYDGQLNDARYALAILKEAERLGACILNYARLDSFELGQKSLKIKKVVFTDLRSETKYTIPVKAVVNATGPFTDAVRALANPRLKPRMKVSRGSHIVLPAEFWQGDTALLIPKTDDGRVIFVIPWRGSVLVGTTDDPDTLSENPVILESEKEYLISYFNRYSAKKASIEDISATFVGQRPLLQVQLDSAMNTDTKSLVRDHEVEVDGRSKLVSIMGGKWTTYRVMASDTLDVLEKEVLRVALKPCLTKDHSLIPLASVELPLGIPEDIAVHLAELYGPAAGEVYAYGAQRLLPNEPYLAGELVYMKEHEMAETWEDVLARRWGISLRDESLAAKLQATKKEAFAS from the coding sequence ATGTCCTTTAATCGCCCCGACCAACTCCTTAAACTCAATGATCCATTTGATATTTGTATCATTGGAGGTGGCGCGACGGGTGCAGGGGTAGCTTTAGACGCAATCTTGCGCGGCTACAAAGTACTCTTGATTGAAAAAGGAGATTTTGCCAGCCAAACCTCCTCTAAATCGACTAAGCTAGTTCACGGCGGCGTGCGTTACCTAGAACAAGCGGTTCGGAATTTGGATTGGCATCAATTCAAAATGGTTTACAAAGCATTGCACGAGCGCAAGACTTTGCTTAAGAATGCCCCTCATTTAGCCCATCCACTTGGTTTGTTAACTCCTTGCTATACGCGTTGGGAACGTTGGTATTACCGGATTGGGATGTGGATGTATGATAAAATCTCCGGTAGCACGAACTTGAAATCAAGCCGTGGACTGAGCAAAAAAGAAATCCAGTTAGCGTTTCCTTCCATCGAACCCCATCATTTAAGAGGTGGCGTTTTGTATTATGACGGACAATTAAATGACGCCCGTTATGCCTTAGCAATTTTAAAAGAAGCGGAACGTTTAGGTGCCTGTATTTTGAATTACGCTCGTTTGGACTCGTTTGAATTAGGCCAAAAAAGTCTGAAAATTAAGAAAGTTGTATTCACCGACCTTCGCTCAGAAACCAAGTACACGATTCCGGTGAAGGCCGTGGTCAATGCGACCGGACCTTTCACAGATGCAGTGCGCGCGCTCGCAAATCCGCGTTTGAAGCCTCGAATGAAAGTGAGTCGAGGATCTCATATTGTGTTGCCTGCTGAGTTTTGGCAAGGTGATACCGCTCTATTAATTCCCAAAACGGACGATGGTCGGGTTATTTTTGTGATCCCTTGGCGTGGTTCAGTCCTGGTGGGAACGACAGATGACCCCGATACTTTATCCGAGAATCCCGTTATTCTAGAATCAGAAAAGGAATACCTGATTTCCTATTTTAATCGCTATTCAGCTAAAAAAGCAAGTATTGAGGATATTAGCGCCACGTTTGTAGGCCAAAGACCCCTCTTACAAGTCCAGCTCGATTCAGCGATGAATACAGACACAAAATCCTTAGTGCGCGATCACGAGGTAGAGGTGGACGGGCGTTCTAAATTAGTGAGTATTATGGGCGGCAAGTGGACAACCTACCGCGTGATGGCTTCTGATACGTTGGATGTGTTGGAAAAGGAAGTACTCCGCGTTGCTTTGAAACCATGTTTAACAAAAGATCATTCGCTTATCCCGCTCGCGTCAGTGGAGTTGCCTTTAGGTATTCCCGAAGATATAGCTGTGCATTTAGCAGAACTCTATGGACCGGCAGCTGGAGAAGTGTATGCCTATGGAGCTCAGCGGCTACTGCCTAATGAACCTTATCTTGCGGGGGAATTAGTGTATATGAAAGAACATGAAATGGCAGAGACTTGGGAAGATGTTTTGGCGCGCCGTTGGGGAATTTCGTTAAGAGATGAGTCTCTAGCAGCGAAACTACAGGCCACAAAAAAAGAGGCTTTCGCCTCTTAA
- a CDS encoding DUF2795 domain-containing protein has product MYWTLELASYLEDAPWPASKDELIDFAIRTGSPLEVVENLQELEDDGQPFESIEEIWPDYPTKDDFFFNEDEY; this is encoded by the coding sequence ATGTATTGGACACTAGAACTTGCCTCCTATTTAGAAGACGCGCCATGGCCAGCGTCAAAAGATGAATTAATTGACTTCGCAATCCGCACGGGTTCACCTTTAGAAGTGGTAGAAAACCTACAAGAATTAGAGGACGATGGTCAACCATTTGAAAGTATTGAAGAGATTTGGCCGGATTATCCGACAAAAGACGACTTCTTCTTTAACGAAGACGAATATTAA
- a CDS encoding copper homeostasis protein CutC: protein MLPSTPVSVEVCAYSLFSCLAADRAGAQRVELCASPWEGGTTPSAGLVEQALHQTSLGIHTMVRPRGGDFVYDETEKLTMQAEARSLIAQGVHGIVVGALKPNGDLDVEFMQEFRKIAGDRELTCHRAIDVSRDPIQVMEELISIGFNRILTSGGKNKALDGLENIAELVKAAKGRIQIMAGSGVNPVNCLDFVQIGVNAVHLSARTTRNSEMEYRRPGISMGGVAEISEFEVAYSSEEIIRAAISKIQDLFSE from the coding sequence ATGCTTCCATCTACCCCCGTTTCAGTTGAAGTGTGTGCTTATTCCTTGTTTTCTTGTCTTGCGGCAGATCGTGCAGGCGCACAGCGGGTAGAACTTTGTGCCTCCCCTTGGGAGGGCGGGACGACACCCAGTGCGGGTCTCGTAGAACAGGCGTTACATCAAACTTCTTTGGGGATCCATACAATGGTTCGCCCACGCGGGGGGGATTTTGTTTACGACGAAACAGAAAAATTGACGATGCAAGCGGAGGCTCGTTCATTAATTGCGCAAGGGGTACACGGAATAGTAGTAGGTGCGTTGAAACCTAACGGAGATTTGGATGTGGAATTTATGCAAGAGTTTCGAAAAATAGCTGGCGATCGGGAGTTGACTTGCCACCGAGCGATCGATGTATCACGTGACCCGATTCAAGTGATGGAAGAATTAATCAGTATTGGATTTAATCGTATTTTAACTTCTGGCGGGAAAAACAAAGCGCTAGATGGCTTGGAGAATATAGCAGAACTGGTGAAAGCTGCTAAAGGGCGTATTCAAATTATGGCAGGTAGTGGGGTGAATCCAGTGAATTGTCTGGATTTTGTTCAAATCGGAGTGAATGCTGTTCACCTCAGTGCGCGAACCACGCGTAATTCGGAGATGGAATACAGGCGTCCAGGAATTTCAATGGGAGGAGTTGCGGAGATCTCGGAATTCGAGGTAGCCTACTCGAGCGAAGAAATCATTCGAGCGGCTATCTCTAAAATTCAAGACTTATTCAGCGAATAA
- the ftsZ gene encoding cell division protein FtsZ, with protein sequence MSSQNPSFFNHQIEVVPETSFKSIIKVIGIGGGGSNAVKHMDNLKIKGADLIICNTDSQALASNSVSTKIKLGEQGLGAGTDPEVGKQAAQESQEKIKAVLSNETKMVFITAGMGGGTGTGAAPVVAEIARDRDLLTVAVVSFPYNWEGKEKIQYARDGIEELKAYCDTVLVIMNDKISEHYKDLAVKHAFAKADDVLAKAVKSVVDVIAKPGDINTDFMDVKKVLTNAGQAMMSSALGKGEERAKAAIVEALNSPLLNSQEIKGAKRILVTVSTSSEKDLLIWEKDAIIEYLNERIDAQADMVKFGFSTDEDLGDDLYLTVIAAGFEQDSSGMDGGMRKVIKKTAPVFLNPGDSIELDGELETATASAADSEEARFALMIEKFKNGNVSDAEFKIPTYKRTEVGLYDITTMPEKAWQTTDLFAE encoded by the coding sequence ATGAGTAGCCAAAATCCTTCCTTTTTTAACCATCAAATCGAAGTAGTACCTGAAACTTCTTTCAAATCCATCATCAAAGTGATCGGAATTGGGGGTGGCGGATCCAATGCGGTAAAGCATATGGACAACCTGAAGATTAAAGGGGCTGATTTGATTATTTGTAATACGGATTCTCAAGCGTTGGCTTCTAATTCAGTGAGTACAAAAATCAAGTTAGGCGAACAAGGTTTAGGAGCAGGAACAGATCCTGAAGTAGGAAAGCAGGCTGCACAAGAAAGTCAAGAGAAAATTAAAGCAGTTCTTTCGAACGAAACGAAGATGGTTTTCATCACCGCTGGTATGGGTGGAGGAACTGGAACGGGAGCTGCTCCAGTCGTTGCAGAAATCGCCAGAGATCGCGATTTGTTAACTGTGGCGGTTGTTTCATTCCCGTATAATTGGGAAGGAAAAGAGAAAATTCAATATGCTAGAGATGGTATAGAAGAACTAAAGGCGTATTGCGATACGGTTTTGGTGATCATGAACGATAAAATATCAGAACATTACAAGGATTTAGCGGTAAAGCATGCCTTTGCGAAAGCAGATGACGTTTTAGCGAAAGCGGTAAAATCCGTTGTAGATGTAATTGCCAAACCGGGTGATATCAACACGGACTTTATGGACGTGAAGAAAGTCTTAACGAATGCAGGCCAGGCAATGATGAGTTCTGCCTTAGGTAAGGGTGAAGAAAGAGCAAAGGCGGCTATCGTCGAGGCTTTGAACTCTCCTTTATTAAACTCACAAGAGATTAAAGGTGCAAAACGCATCTTAGTAACTGTATCAACCAGTAGCGAGAAAGATTTATTGATTTGGGAAAAAGATGCCATCATCGAATACCTCAATGAGCGAATCGATGCACAAGCTGATATGGTGAAGTTCGGATTCTCTACAGATGAAGACTTAGGAGATGATTTGTACTTAACAGTTATCGCTGCAGGCTTCGAACAAGATTCAAGCGGAATGGATGGTGGAATGCGTAAAGTGATAAAGAAAACTGCTCCTGTATTCTTGAATCCTGGCGATAGCATTGAATTAGACGGTGAATTAGAAACAGCAACAGCTTCGGCCGCGGATTCAGAAGAGGCTCGTTTTGCCTTGATGATCGAGAAATTCAAAAATGGAAATGTTTCTGACGCAGAATTCAAAATCCCTACCTACAAACGTACAGAAGTAGGTTTATACGACATTACGACTATGCCCGAGAAGGCATGGCAAACGACAGATTTATTCGCTGAATAA
- a CDS encoding M20/M25/M40 family metallo-hydrolase, which yields MRKLTLGILALSVTLFTSSFAPIEGDEEWKDVFKKIKSEVELHSKAYSTLGDACKTIGHRLTGSEKGKKAEEYAFRLLKEYGFKDTKFQGFQVEAWARDTVTLSIAPPKSDDFREVPVVSLAMTPVDANIQGTIVDLGNGLDADYAGKDVKGKVVLANIGLLDATAGTKNLHRSEKTALAIQHGAIGVIFVNTVKGQVLLTGTASVTGNLISIPAVCISLENGTEIRSWIKDQPGLLSLIEMHNVSKPIKARNVVATLKGTSSKLRNEKIIIGGHLDSWDLATGAIDNGIGSFSVLDVARTFKALGLSSKRTIEFVAFMGEEEGLLGSKAYVERAKKLGELDEVVYMINLDMTNNVNGFNGGGRDEMMPILKSIGDQIKAIDGEFGNLLENSPGLHSDNQTFLMEGIPAADPLGKLTRSVLDCYHANCDDFSLVNKKEMENTVKYTTMLLYALGNAEQIPAKKLDFYSTKEFFIKHNLRHELELGNEWRWGN from the coding sequence ATGAGAAAATTGACCCTTGGAATTTTAGCCCTATCTGTAACCCTTTTCACCAGTTCATTTGCTCCCATTGAAGGTGATGAAGAATGGAAAGATGTTTTCAAAAAAATTAAATCGGAAGTAGAGTTGCACTCCAAGGCATACAGTACTTTGGGAGATGCGTGCAAGACGATTGGTCATAGATTAACCGGTAGCGAAAAGGGGAAAAAGGCAGAGGAGTATGCCTTTCGATTACTGAAAGAATACGGATTTAAGGATACGAAGTTTCAAGGATTTCAAGTAGAGGCCTGGGCGCGTGATACCGTTACTCTATCTATCGCCCCTCCTAAATCAGATGATTTTAGAGAAGTGCCGGTAGTATCTTTAGCCATGACTCCCGTGGACGCAAACATCCAAGGTACGATTGTTGACTTAGGTAATGGACTCGATGCAGATTACGCGGGTAAAGACGTGAAAGGCAAAGTGGTATTAGCTAACATCGGACTTTTAGACGCTACTGCAGGAACAAAAAACTTACACCGCTCAGAAAAGACGGCTTTGGCGATTCAACATGGGGCCATTGGAGTCATTTTTGTTAACACGGTGAAAGGGCAAGTGTTATTAACAGGTACGGCTTCGGTTACTGGAAATTTAATTTCGATTCCGGCGGTTTGTATTTCATTGGAAAATGGAACTGAAATCAGAAGTTGGATAAAAGATCAACCGGGTCTTTTGAGTTTAATTGAAATGCACAATGTGAGTAAGCCAATTAAGGCTCGCAACGTAGTAGCCACGCTGAAAGGTACGAGCTCGAAATTAAGAAACGAGAAAATCATCATCGGTGGACACTTAGATTCTTGGGATTTAGCGACTGGTGCAATTGATAATGGAATTGGTTCTTTCTCAGTTTTAGATGTCGCTAGAACTTTCAAAGCATTGGGATTAAGTAGCAAGCGAACAATTGAATTCGTTGCTTTTATGGGCGAAGAAGAAGGATTACTAGGATCTAAGGCCTATGTAGAACGCGCTAAAAAACTGGGTGAGTTAGACGAAGTGGTGTATATGATCAATTTGGATATGACGAATAACGTCAACGGTTTTAATGGCGGCGGACGTGATGAAATGATGCCTATTTTGAAATCAATTGGGGATCAAATCAAGGCAATTGATGGGGAATTTGGTAATCTATTAGAGAACTCCCCTGGATTGCATTCAGATAACCAAACGTTCCTTATGGAAGGAATTCCGGCGGCAGATCCTTTGGGAAAATTAACCCGTAGCGTGTTAGATTGCTACCATGCGAATTGTGATGACTTCAGCTTAGTGAATAAAAAAGAAATGGAGAATACGGTGAAATATACCACCATGTTGCTGTACGCTTTAGGTAATGCAGAACAAATTCCGGCTAAGAAATTAGACTTTTATTCTACGAAAGAATTCTTCATCAAACACAACCTACGCCACGAATTAGAATTAGGCAACGAATGGCGTTGGGGGAACTAA